The following coding sequences are from one Burkholderia stabilis window:
- a CDS encoding phage protein NinX family protein, translating to MQVQDLTGAPLDYWVAIAQGHDAPRVDASGCTAIREPGGAPAPFAPSSSWADGGPIVERLPFAAFERDGGRGAWRAVLHRAVPAAGERCTFNQSGPTLLVAAMRTLVASTFGDDVPDLDMARPR from the coding sequence ATGCAAGTCCAGGATCTGACAGGCGCACCGCTGGATTACTGGGTCGCGATCGCGCAAGGCCATGACGCGCCGCGCGTCGACGCGTCCGGCTGTACGGCGATCCGCGAACCGGGCGGCGCGCCGGCGCCGTTCGCGCCGTCGTCGTCATGGGCGGACGGCGGCCCGATCGTCGAGCGGCTGCCGTTCGCCGCGTTCGAGCGCGACGGCGGGCGCGGCGCATGGCGGGCCGTGCTGCACCGCGCCGTGCCGGCCGCGGGCGAGCGCTGCACGTTCAACCAATCGGGGCCGACGTTGCTGGTCGCCGCGATGCGCACGCTGGTCGCGTCGACCTTCGGCGACGACGTGCCGGACCTGGATATGGCCCGGCCGCGCTGA
- a CDS encoding LysR family transcriptional regulator translates to MSSLEFRHVRAFLSVAQHLHFARAADALDMAPPALTRQIQEAERILGVRLFHRSRREVTLSAAGEAYLAEASAALEHLRRGRELAALAERGELGRIEIGYVSSAVYSGALQRTVGAFRAAHPRIELNLREVPMDDVAKQLDAGRLDIAYVRPPLPLPGGLRIVTLQRDVFVAAVPADSRYASMAAVRAADLADARFAVPEQERGTLEVARRGRFAPVIAARPGGLLAVLACVSVNGWVAVIPDALAGCVSLPGVVYRPIVGKPITSELALVHRKFEKAPAVRAFLRTVAPAA, encoded by the coding sequence ATGAGTTCGCTCGAATTCCGTCATGTGCGTGCGTTCCTGAGCGTCGCGCAGCACCTGCATTTCGCCCGCGCGGCCGACGCGCTCGACATGGCGCCGCCCGCGCTGACGCGGCAGATCCAGGAAGCCGAACGCATCCTCGGCGTGCGTCTTTTCCACCGGTCGCGCCGCGAGGTCACGCTGAGCGCGGCCGGCGAGGCCTATCTCGCCGAGGCGAGCGCGGCGCTCGAGCACCTGCGGCGCGGCCGCGAACTCGCCGCATTGGCCGAGCGCGGCGAACTTGGCCGAATCGAGATCGGCTACGTATCGTCGGCCGTCTATTCGGGCGCGCTGCAACGCACGGTCGGCGCGTTCCGCGCCGCGCACCCGCGCATCGAGCTGAACCTGCGCGAAGTGCCGATGGACGACGTCGCGAAGCAACTCGATGCCGGCCGCCTCGATATCGCCTACGTGCGCCCGCCGCTGCCGCTGCCCGGCGGGCTGCGGATCGTCACGCTGCAGCGCGACGTGTTCGTCGCGGCCGTGCCGGCCGATTCGCGCTACGCGTCGATGGCGGCCGTTCGCGCGGCCGATCTCGCCGACGCGCGCTTCGCGGTGCCGGAACAGGAGCGCGGCACGCTCGAAGTCGCGCGCCGCGGCCGCTTCGCGCCGGTGATCGCCGCGCGGCCGGGCGGCTTGCTCGCGGTGCTCGCGTGCGTGTCCGTGAACGGCTGGGTCGCGGTGATTCCCGACGCGCTCGCCGGTTGCGTGTCGCTGCCGGGCGTCGTGTACCGGCCGATCGTCGGCAAGCCGATCACGTCGGAACTCGCGCTCGTGCACCGCAAGTTCGAAAAAGCGCCGGCGGTACGCGCATTCCTGCGCACGGTTGCGCCGGCCGCGTAA
- a CDS encoding glycosyltransferase family 2 protein, translating to MSTHTRKPLVSLVVPFHDEAEAIDAFFATTLPILESIGALRFEIVCVNDGSRDDTLGKLIDVAAGDPRVRIVDLTRRFGKEAALTAGIDEAAGAAVILIDADLQDPPALIPAMVERWRAGAEVVAAKRTDRMCDPLMQRVAAALYYRVHNRLSEVEMPENVGDFRLMDRQVVDALRALPERRRFMKGLFAWIGYRVEIIEYTRAPRSGGRSKFSGWRRWNFALEGITSFSTVPLRVWTYLGLAFAALSFVYGAYIVMRTLLFGNPVHGYASLISVMLFIGGIQLIGIGVIGEYLGRIYHESKQRPVYLVRRRYRADAHAGQQPVRHAAQPDGSKLLQFPVRRVAVARRRQAVAAGTAMPRNLSVK from the coding sequence ATGTCCACGCACACCCGAAAGCCGTTGGTATCGCTCGTCGTGCCCTTTCACGACGAGGCGGAAGCGATCGATGCATTCTTCGCGACCACCCTTCCCATTCTCGAATCGATCGGAGCACTACGCTTCGAAATCGTTTGCGTGAACGACGGCAGCCGCGACGACACGCTCGGCAAACTGATCGACGTCGCGGCCGGCGATCCGCGCGTGCGCATCGTCGATCTCACGCGGCGCTTCGGCAAGGAGGCCGCGCTCACCGCCGGCATCGACGAAGCCGCCGGCGCGGCCGTGATCCTGATCGACGCCGACCTGCAGGACCCGCCGGCACTGATCCCCGCGATGGTCGAACGCTGGCGCGCGGGCGCCGAGGTGGTCGCCGCGAAGCGTACCGACCGCATGTGCGATCCGCTGATGCAGCGCGTGGCCGCCGCGCTCTACTACCGCGTGCACAACCGGCTCTCCGAGGTCGAAATGCCGGAGAACGTCGGCGATTTCCGGCTGATGGACCGCCAGGTCGTCGACGCGCTGCGCGCGCTGCCCGAGCGGCGGCGCTTCATGAAAGGCCTGTTCGCGTGGATCGGCTACCGCGTCGAGATCATCGAATACACGCGCGCGCCGCGCAGCGGCGGCCGCTCGAAATTCTCCGGATGGCGGCGCTGGAACTTCGCGCTCGAAGGCATCACGAGCTTCAGCACCGTGCCGCTGCGCGTGTGGACCTACCTCGGCCTCGCGTTCGCCGCGCTCTCGTTCGTCTACGGTGCGTATATCGTCATGCGCACGCTGCTGTTCGGCAACCCGGTGCACGGCTACGCGTCGCTGATTTCCGTGATGCTGTTCATCGGCGGCATCCAGCTGATCGGCATCGGCGTGATCGGCGAATATCTCGGCCGCATTTATCACGAATCGAAGCAGCGCCCGGTCTATCTCGTGCGGCGCCGTTACCGTGCCGATGCGCACGCGGGCCAGCAGCCCGTGCGCCACGCGGCGCAGCCGGACGGCTCGAAGCTCCTGCAGTTTCCGGTCAGGCGCGTCGCCGTGGCCCGGCGCCGGCAGGCGGTCGCCGCGGGCACGGCGATGCCGCGCAATCTGTCGGTCAAGTAG
- a CDS encoding glycosyltransferase family 87 protein: MDISSSSITRDERPVRPWLTPSRIALYSAIMLTGGLLFALALTWAASGSTEPGAFHPGSGYAVFWSASYLTLHGSPSQAYDVPTFSRLLADLFPLTGRHAFMPWLYPPSYLLVVAPFALLPYAISYPLFVALGIVLLGLSVWRVSGLAATPGARRFGWLALLACPGVFVTAMYGQNAMLTAACAALAVHFADRRPMLAGFFIGLLSIKPQLALLFPFVLIAARAWRAFAWSAAFAVAFTALGVATGGMESLRFFLQNAGALRSLIIEHGVPFWFASPTPFAAFRLAGLPPALAYAGQAGIAAIAIAAACIVWRRSRDARLRGAVLAVATLATNPYVWHYELPWLCIPIACMIAIGSQNGWRRGEQSVVVVMWALPLYEFLNPWMKLPQIGPAVTSIALLVLLRRARLAGRGERIDVARMR, translated from the coding sequence ATGGATATTTCCAGCTCGTCGATCACGCGTGACGAACGCCCGGTCCGCCCCTGGCTGACCCCGTCACGCATCGCGCTCTACAGCGCGATCATGCTGACGGGCGGCCTGCTGTTTGCGCTGGCGCTGACCTGGGCCGCCTCCGGCTCGACCGAGCCGGGCGCGTTCCACCCGGGCTCCGGGTATGCGGTGTTCTGGTCCGCGTCGTATCTGACGCTGCACGGCTCGCCGTCGCAGGCCTACGACGTCCCCACGTTCTCGCGGCTGCTCGCCGACCTGTTCCCGTTGACGGGCCGTCATGCGTTCATGCCGTGGCTGTACCCGCCGTCGTATCTGCTGGTGGTGGCGCCGTTCGCCCTGCTGCCCTATGCGATCAGCTATCCGCTGTTCGTCGCGCTCGGCATCGTGCTGCTCGGCCTGTCGGTGTGGCGCGTGTCGGGGCTCGCCGCGACACCCGGCGCGAGACGCTTCGGCTGGCTCGCGCTGCTCGCGTGCCCGGGCGTGTTCGTCACCGCGATGTACGGACAGAACGCGATGCTGACCGCGGCGTGCGCGGCGCTTGCCGTGCATTTCGCCGACCGGCGGCCGATGCTGGCCGGCTTCTTTATCGGCCTCCTGTCGATCAAGCCGCAACTCGCGTTGCTGTTCCCGTTCGTGCTAATTGCCGCACGCGCGTGGCGCGCGTTCGCATGGAGCGCGGCATTCGCGGTCGCATTCACCGCACTGGGGGTCGCGACGGGCGGCATGGAGTCGCTCCGCTTCTTCCTGCAAAACGCCGGCGCGCTGCGCTCGCTGATCATCGAGCATGGCGTGCCGTTCTGGTTTGCGTCGCCCACCCCGTTCGCGGCGTTTCGCCTCGCGGGCCTGCCGCCGGCCCTCGCCTACGCCGGACAAGCCGGCATCGCCGCCATCGCGATCGCGGCCGCGTGCATCGTCTGGCGCCGCAGCCGCGATGCGCGGCTGCGCGGCGCGGTGCTGGCCGTCGCGACGCTGGCCACGAATCCATATGTCTGGCACTACGAACTGCCCTGGCTGTGCATCCCGATCGCGTGCATGATCGCGATCGGCTCGCAGAACGGCTGGCGGCGCGGCGAACAAAGCGTCGTCGTCGTCATGTGGGCGCTGCCGCTGTACGAATTCCTGAATCCGTGGATGAAGTTGCCGCAGATCGGCCCCGCTGTAACGTCGATCGCGCTGCTCGTGCTGCTGCGGCGCGCACGGCTCGCGGGCCGCGGCGAACGCATCGACGTCGCCCGCATGCGCTGA
- a CDS encoding ABC transporter substrate-binding protein — MNPSPATARRRALLRLAALAAAPLAGSLALPARAAGPDLSGVTLVLGDQAGGLRALAEAARVLDGTPYRFRWANFQGAAPLFEAQRAGAIDLAPAGDLPVLTAALGDPSLRIVATRVGSPASLGIVVQPDSPVRTVADLKGRTVVVSSARGSISQYQLYGALREHGLAPRDVDVRFVLPVDAFAAFEAKRIGIWATFDPYYGHAVRRGARIVRDGSGINSGLAFLTSPVETLDDRGKHAALADVLARLARAGQWALAHPVDYASVYASLTRLPTEAATDIARRAALAQRSLTGADIDVLQRVADRAAADAILPTRVDVASIAIRNLSA, encoded by the coding sequence ATGAACCCGTCTCCCGCCACGGCGCGCCGCCGTGCGCTGCTGCGTCTTGCCGCCCTCGCCGCCGCGCCGCTGGCCGGCAGCCTCGCCTTGCCCGCCCGTGCGGCCGGCCCCGACCTGTCGGGCGTCACGCTCGTGCTCGGCGACCAGGCCGGCGGCCTGCGTGCGCTGGCCGAAGCCGCGCGCGTGCTCGACGGCACGCCGTACCGGTTCCGCTGGGCCAACTTCCAGGGCGCCGCGCCGCTGTTCGAGGCGCAGCGCGCGGGCGCGATCGATCTCGCGCCAGCCGGCGACCTGCCGGTGCTGACGGCCGCCCTCGGCGATCCGTCGTTGCGGATCGTCGCGACGCGCGTCGGCTCACCGGCGTCGCTCGGCATCGTCGTGCAGCCCGATTCGCCGGTTCGCACCGTCGCCGATCTGAAAGGGCGGACGGTCGTCGTGTCGTCCGCGCGCGGCAGCATCTCGCAGTACCAGTTGTACGGCGCGCTGCGCGAACACGGCCTCGCGCCGCGCGACGTCGACGTGCGCTTCGTGCTGCCCGTGGATGCGTTCGCCGCGTTCGAGGCGAAGCGGATCGGTATCTGGGCGACGTTCGACCCGTACTACGGACATGCGGTGCGACGCGGCGCGCGCATCGTCCGCGACGGCAGCGGCATCAATTCGGGGCTTGCATTCCTGACGTCGCCGGTCGAAACGCTCGACGACCGCGGCAAGCACGCGGCGCTCGCGGACGTGCTCGCTCGGCTCGCCCGCGCAGGCCAATGGGCGCTCGCGCACCCGGTCGACTATGCGAGCGTCTATGCGTCGCTCACCCGCCTGCCGACCGAAGCGGCCACCGACATCGCGCGCCGCGCGGCGCTCGCTCAGCGCAGCCTGACCGGCGCCGACATCGACGTGCTGCAGCGCGTGGCCGACCGCGCGGCGGCGGATGCGATCCTGCCGACACGTGTCGACGTGGCGTCGATCGCGATCCGGAACCTTTCTGCGTGA
- a CDS encoding MFS transporter, with the protein MSQSSPASRAGAAAAPHAGGRLPAAATLAVASATCSLIVLDTNVVAVSLPSIARSFHASFADIEWVVSAYMTAFAACLLPAGGLADRFGRKRMLGAGLALFFLASLGCGVAPTAGWLIAARAVKGGGAALLLTAALAVIANRFPDGRERARAWAIWGMCMGIATAIAPLVGGAITQWIGWRWVFLLNLPVCVLLAAGARVAIDESRDPHAKRVDAAGSLLFGGALACAIAALIGAPSHGWLSAPTLGRLALAAALFAAFIGAERWQARPMIDLALFRQPRFVGAVLAMFGYAACAQVMMTFLPLYLQNAFGMSAIDAGLGMLPFAFAMIAGPSLGAALAARVSSGGVLAGGLALIGAGNLATAALTASGDYRLVALGMFVTGCGAGIMNGDTQKAIMACVPPNRTGMASGISTTTRFSAIVTAVGVLGAVLAASTHARLDRLLSATPGLRAFADAPFMSSLLAGDLAQALDRVPPSAAGALAHAAPVAFASGFADALTVSGVLALVAAGVAYKLLTQPMRAA; encoded by the coding sequence ATGTCCCAGTCCTCACCCGCGTCGCGCGCAGGCGCGGCCGCTGCCCCGCACGCGGGCGGCCGCCTGCCGGCCGCCGCGACGCTCGCCGTCGCGTCGGCCACCTGTTCGTTGATCGTGCTCGATACGAACGTCGTCGCCGTGTCGTTACCGAGCATCGCGCGCAGTTTTCACGCGAGCTTCGCCGATATCGAATGGGTCGTGAGCGCGTACATGACCGCGTTTGCCGCATGCCTGCTGCCGGCTGGCGGGCTTGCCGACCGCTTCGGGCGCAAGCGGATGCTCGGCGCGGGGCTCGCGCTCTTTTTTCTCGCGTCGCTCGGCTGCGGCGTCGCGCCGACGGCCGGCTGGCTGATCGCCGCGCGCGCGGTGAAGGGCGGCGGGGCCGCGCTGTTGCTGACGGCCGCGCTCGCCGTGATCGCGAACCGTTTTCCGGACGGACGCGAACGGGCGCGCGCGTGGGCGATCTGGGGCATGTGCATGGGAATCGCGACGGCGATCGCGCCGCTCGTCGGCGGCGCGATCACGCAGTGGATCGGCTGGCGTTGGGTATTCCTGCTGAACCTGCCCGTGTGCGTGCTGCTGGCAGCCGGCGCGCGCGTCGCGATCGACGAATCGCGCGACCCGCACGCAAAACGCGTGGACGCGGCCGGCAGCCTGCTGTTCGGCGGGGCGCTCGCATGCGCGATCGCGGCGCTGATCGGCGCGCCGTCGCACGGCTGGCTGTCGGCCCCGACGCTCGGCCGGCTCGCGCTCGCCGCCGCGCTGTTCGCCGCATTCATCGGCGCGGAGCGCTGGCAGGCGCGGCCGATGATCGATCTCGCGCTGTTCCGGCAGCCGCGCTTCGTCGGCGCGGTGCTCGCGATGTTCGGCTATGCGGCGTGCGCGCAGGTGATGATGACGTTCCTGCCGCTGTACCTGCAGAACGCGTTCGGGATGTCGGCGATCGACGCGGGGCTCGGGATGCTGCCGTTCGCGTTCGCGATGATCGCCGGGCCGTCGCTGGGGGCGGCGCTCGCCGCGCGGGTGTCGTCCGGCGGCGTGCTGGCCGGCGGGCTCGCGCTGATCGGCGCGGGCAATCTCGCGACCGCGGCGCTGACGGCGAGCGGCGACTACCGGCTGGTCGCGCTCGGCATGTTCGTGACGGGTTGCGGCGCCGGCATCATGAACGGCGACACGCAGAAGGCGATCATGGCGTGCGTGCCGCCGAATCGCACCGGCATGGCATCGGGCATCAGCACGACGACGCGCTTCTCGGCGATCGTGACGGCCGTCGGCGTGCTCGGCGCGGTGCTGGCGGCGAGCACGCACGCGCGGCTCGACCGGCTGTTGTCGGCCACGCCTGGCCTGCGCGCATTTGCCGACGCGCCGTTCATGTCGAGCCTGCTGGCCGGCGATCTCGCGCAGGCGCTCGACCGCGTGCCGCCGTCGGCCGCGGGTGCGCTCGCGCATGCGGCGCCCGTCGCGTTCGCGAGCGGATTCGCCGATGCGCTGACGGTGAGCGGCGTGCTGGCGCTCGTCGCGGCGGGCGTTGCATACAAGTTGCTTACGCAACCGATGCGTGCCGCGTGA